From the Streptomyces sp. NBC_01216 genome, the window TCTTGACGGAGTCAACCCGCCGCCGCTGTCGGTTCCAGCGATCCGTGTCCTCTGGAACTGAAGCAACCCACGCTTTCAGGGTGGATTCCGCGGTCGTGTCAGTGACCCGGTCCCGCTTTCGTGTCATGCACCTCAGCGAGCGGAAAGCCAAGGACCCGCTCACTGATGGCTGTTCCTCGGACCTACAGCCGCCGCTGTAGGTTCCGGCGAGCCGTGTCCTCTGGAGCTGCGGTGACCTGCACCTCCAGGCTGGATTCCGCGGTCGTGTCAGTGACACAGTCCCGCTTTCATGTCATTTTCCTCAGCGAACGGAAGAGCCAACGGCCGCTCACCGATGGCGGCTCTAGTCGGCGGACCTCGGCCCGTGACGCCGCAGCCGCTGGTCATTGACCTGAACCTCTAGATGAGGCCAGGCTGTGGCCAGACGCGAAAGATCACCATCCCCCAGCAGGGGCACCGAACCCAGCGACTCGTCCGGCTTGAAATGGACCAGCGTCCCGGTCGTGCCATCGACCTCGATGGGTTCAAGGTCACTGACGGGAACGCCGTGTTCGTAGCGCTGGGTCCAGGCCCCATTGAGGCGGCGGTTGGTATGGACGAGCCACGCGCTGAGTGCCGCGACCACGGACATGCCGCGCCGCGGATGGCCGTCAGGCAGTACCTCGGCCTGCGGGAAGTCGAAGAACCGGAGATCCTTCGTAGCCATGACTGGCTTCTTCACGCTCTGGCCGTGCTCGTCCACGCGGGTGTCAGTGCCCCGTCCGTCGTCCCGCACAGACAGAGAACCGTCGGGATGGAGAACAACGACGCATCGCCCCTCACCCCTGCTTGCCGCTTCGTCGGCGGCATAGGCAAGCACCTCAAGGGCGAGGTGCCAAGGCCCTCCCGGAGCGAACTCATCGGGCTTATGACGGATATGTGACAGGTGATCTGCATCGACGAAGCCGGACCAATCGTGTGTCGTGTTGACCCAAGAAGCCCTCGATGCGTCCACGAGGTAAGTATCCCACCCGGCGAGGACGGCCTCGTTGAGACTTCATGTGCTGCCAGGGCAAAGGCCGATATCAGTCCCAACGCCATTGCAGAGTCCTATCGTTGGCTGATGCGCGCCCACCATATTGACCGCCCAGCCGATCTCGACGTGGTCCGTGAGTCCTATGACCGTGTGGCCGACAACTACGCCCACATGGTGGTGACGACGGGGGTCGGTGACATCCGTCGTCATCCATGGCTCAAGGCGTCGATCGACGCCTTCGCTGACACCGTGAGGGAGCTTGGGCCTGTCCTCGACGTCGGCTGCGGACCCGGAACGGTGACCGCATACCTCGCCGAACGCGGACTCGACGTGTCCGGGGTGGATCTCTCTCCCCGCATGATCGAGAACGCGCGCCGTCTTCATCCGCAATGCCGCTTCAGTGTTGCCTCTGCCACCGACCTCGACCTTGGTGAAGCGTCCCTTGGCGGCGTGCTCGGGTGGTGGTCACTGTTCAACCTCCCCCGTGACGTCCTTCCCCAGGTCCTCGCCCTGTTCGCGCGCGCCCTGAAGCCGGGCGGACACTTCATCACCGCAACACACGTCGGCGACGAAGACGCGGTGCGCACCGAGGCCTACGGGGGCGTACCCGTTCGTTGGACGACACACAACGCGGCCGGAACAACTCGTGGACCTGATCGAGCAGGCCGGCCTGCACCCGGTCGCCGAACTCCGGCTCCCTCCTGAGGAGTACAGCGGGCCGGGTCTCGTCGTCATGGCCAAGCGCCCCGACGGAGGATGGCGTCCCTTGTCGTGGTGTAGCCGATCACGGTGAGGGAGTGCGCCGGGGGCGCGTGCTGACGTGGCTTCCGCTCCCTGCCAGAGGGCGGGCCACCGTGCAACTCTCCGTAGTGAACGGGCAGTTCAACGCGGGAGGTGCAGGGTGGCCCTGTCACAGCATGACCTACTCCGGTTGCTGGAGTCACTACGTTCGGGGGACGGGCTAGAACTCGTTCGGGGTGTGGCCGAGCGGATGCTCCAGGAGCTGATCGAGGCCGAGGCCACCGCGAGGATCGGCGCGGAATGGAACGAGCACACCGAGACGCGCACCGCGCTCCGCAACGGCCACCGCGACAAGACGCTGACCACCCAGGCCGGCGACCTGGACCTCGCGATCCCCAAACTGCGGTCGGGGAGCTTCTTCCCCGCGCTTCTGGAACGGCGCCGTCGCATCGACCAGGCGTTATACGCGGTGATTATGGAGGCTTACGTCCACGGCGTGTCGACCCGGTCGGTCGACGACCTGGTCAAGGCCCTCGGCGCGGACACCGGGGTCTCCAAGAGCGAGGTTTCGCGGATCTGCCAGGACCTGGACGGTCAGCTGACCGCGTTCCGCAGCCGGCCCCTGGACCATGTCCGGTTCCCCTACGTCTATCTGGATGCGACCTACTGCAAGGCGAGGGTCGAGCACCAGATCGTCTCCCGGGCCGTGGTCATCGCCACCGGCATCACCGAGGAGGGCGGCCGGGAAGTGCTGGGAGTGATGGTCGGCGACAGCGAGACCGAGGTGTTCTGGACCGAGTTCCTGCGTCACCTGCGCGAACGCGGACTGAGCGGGGTCCGCCTCGTCATCGGCGACCACCACCTGGGACTGGTCAAGGCCATCCGCAAGGTCATGCTCGGAGCCGCCTACCAGCGCTGCAGGGTTCACTTCCTGCGCAACGTGTTCAGCGTGATCAACAAGGAAGCGGGCGAGATGGCCGCCGCGACGATCCGCACGATCTTCGCCCAGCCCACCGCCGACGCGGTCCGGGCCCAGCTCGACACCGTCGCCGACATGCTCGGCAAACAGTTCCCAAAGGTCAAGAAGATGCTCCTGGAGGCCAAGGACGACCTGACCGCCTTCGCCGCCTTCCCCGAGCGACATTGGAAGAAGATCCAGTCCACGAACCCGCTGGAACGGATCAACCGCGAGGTCAAGCGCCGCACCGACGTCGTCCAGGTCTTCCCCAACGACGACGCGCTCCTGCGACTGGTCACCGCCGTGCTCTTCGAACTGCACGACAAGTGGATCGCCTTCCCCCGCCGTTACCTACCCCAGGGAAGCATGGACCAGCTCTACCCCGCCAAGCTCCCCAAAAACGCCCCCGCGCTACCCAACACCACCAACACGACCGCCGAATGATCGGCTACACCACGACAAGGGACATGACCCGACTCATAGATCACATGGTCGCGAACTGTCGCTGACCAGTACGTTCCGGAGTAGTGCTTCTGCCCCTTGTGCCAGCGAAACGTCCGCCATGGACGTGCGGTCCGCAGCAAATCGAGTGGCGCAGACGACCACTCCAGATCTTCCGATACAGACTCGTCAGTCCGCCGCACACTCAGCTATACCGACGCAGCCAGTTCTGCTCTGCCCACCAGCTTTCCACCCCTGCGCTCTCCTGGACTGCCTGATCAGCCGCCGAACGCTGCTGGCATGCCCCGGCCGTACGCATTCATGACGACCGGGGCTGTCCGGTACACAAAGGGTGGAACATGTGACTTGGAGGGCATGAATCCCGTTAACGTGTCGGATCCGACACGGCTCCGACATCGTGGCGCGGATTCCGACATGGGATTCGGGATCCCACACGCACCGGTCAGGTCTGGGCCATGTCCACGAAACGCGAGTAATGGCCCTGGAAGGCCACCGTGATCGTCGCCGTCGGACCGTTACGGTGCTTGCCGACGATGATGTCCGCCTCGCCCGCGCGCGGGGACTCCTTCTCGTATGCGTCCTCGCGGTGCAGCAGGATCACCATGTCCGCGTCCTGCTCGATGGAACCTGATTCACGCAGGTCGGAGACCATGGGCTTCTTGTCGGTGCGCTGCTCGGGACCACGGTTCAGCTGCGAGAGCGCGATCACGGGAAGCTCCAGCTCCTTGGCCAGCAGCTTGAGGTTTCGTGACATGTCCGACACTTCCTGCTGACGGCTCTCCTGCCTCTTGGAACCGCCCGACTGCATCAGCTGAAGGTAGTCGATGACCACGAGCTTGAGACCGTTGCGCTGCTTGAGCCGACGGCATTTCGCGCGGATCTCCATCATCGACAGGTTCGGGGAGTCGTCGATATAGAGCGGGGCCTGCGAGACGTCCGGCATCCGGCGGGCCAGCCGGGTCCAGTCCTCGTCGGTCATCGTGCCCGAGCGCATGTGGTGCAGCGCGACCCGGGCCTCCGCCGAGAGGAGGCGCATCGCGATCTCGTTACGCCCCATTTCAAGGGAGAAGATGACACTGGGCAGGTTGTGCTTGATGGAACAGGCCCGTGCGAAGTCCAGCGCGAGCGTGGACTTACCCATGGCGGGACGGGCGGCGATGATGATCATCTGACCCGGGTGCAGACCGTTGGTGAGCTGGTCGAGGTCGGTGAAGCCGGTGGGCACACCGGTCATCTCGCCGCTGCGGGACCCGATCGCCTCGATCTCGTCGAGCGCACCCTCCATGATGTCGCCGAGCGGGAGGTAGTCCTCGGTGGTGCGCTGCTCGGTGACCGCGTAGATCTCCGCCTGAGCGGAGTTCACGATCTCGTCGACGTCGCCGTCGGCGGCGTATCCCATCTGCGTGATCTTGGTGCCCGCCTCC encodes:
- a CDS encoding ATP-binding protein yields the protein MDASRASWVNTTHDWSGFVDADHLSHIRHKPDEFAPGGPWHLALEVLAYAADEAASRGEGRCVVVLHPDGSLSVRDDGRGTDTRVDEHGQSVKKPVMATKDLRFFDFPQAEVLPDGHPRRGMSVVAALSAWLVHTNRRLNGAWTQRYEHGVPVSDLEPIEVDGTTGTLVHFKPDESLGSVPLLGDGDLSRLATAWPHLEVQVNDQRLRRHGPRSAD
- a CDS encoding IS256 family transposase, with the protein product MALSQHDLLRLLESLRSGDGLELVRGVAERMLQELIEAEATARIGAEWNEHTETRTALRNGHRDKTLTTQAGDLDLAIPKLRSGSFFPALLERRRRIDQALYAVIMEAYVHGVSTRSVDDLVKALGADTGVSKSEVSRICQDLDGQLTAFRSRPLDHVRFPYVYLDATYCKARVEHQIVSRAVVIATGITEEGGREVLGVMVGDSETEVFWTEFLRHLRERGLSGVRLVIGDHHLGLVKAIRKVMLGAAYQRCRVHFLRNVFSVINKEAGEMAAATIRTIFAQPTADAVRAQLDTVADMLGKQFPKVKKMLLEAKDDLTAFAAFPERHWKKIQSTNPLERINREVKRRTDVVQVFPNDDALLRLVTAVLFELHDKWIAFPRRYLPQGSMDQLYPAKLPKNAPALPNTTNTTAE
- the dnaB gene encoding replicative DNA helicase, producing MSIPEPLDDPWADSGPSDRLPVSRPRGEARGRGRGREDQHDRGGDSGPWDGGLSAFERVPPQDLDAEQSVLGGMLLSKDAIADVVEIIKGHDFYKPAHETVYTAILDLYAKGEPADPITVGAELTKRGEITRVGGASYLHTLVQSVPTAANASYYAEIVHERAVLRRLVEAGTKITQMGYAADGDVDEIVNSAQAEIYAVTEQRTTEDYLPLGDIMEGALDEIEAIGSRSGEMTGVPTGFTDLDQLTNGLHPGQMIIIAARPAMGKSTLALDFARACSIKHNLPSVIFSLEMGRNEIAMRLLSAEARVALHHMRSGTMTDEDWTRLARRMPDVSQAPLYIDDSPNLSMMEIRAKCRRLKQRNGLKLVVIDYLQLMQSGGSKRQESRQQEVSDMSRNLKLLAKELELPVIALSQLNRGPEQRTDKKPMVSDLRESGSIEQDADMVILLHREDAYEKESPRAGEADIIVGKHRNGPTATITVAFQGHYSRFVDMAQT